The Armatimonas rosea genome includes a window with the following:
- a CDS encoding trypsin-like peptidase domain-containing protein, with protein MSRKYLTLALTGGLLLGALPFSARLTARDSAAKIQEGRETAQSLETTFTHLAETIGPSAVSISAVAEVSPAESGLEQLFAPRTQRRRPNAPSTPKPGEGTEEPEPLLRPIGGSGVIIRSDGYILTNDHVVEKARDGKVKVKLSTGETFTGRVFRDDRSDLAVVKIDAKRPLPAIKFADSGRIQVGQWAIAIGSPFGQDNTVTTGIISALQRKSTIGGPMDGRYYPELIQTDAAINPGNSGGPLLNIKGELIGINVGIDTPSGGSVGIGFAIPANTAKFVSDQLIAKGKVTRGYLGLTPVDLEPELRSALKVSHGAYVSTVSQDSPADTAGIDAGDVVVKFGTTEIRDEVSLRNAIATAEPGTKIPIAVLREGKPLALTAKLEKVPEKSEATPPKPLAKLKAIAPLEASFEPLDDEIRSQLKLSDTFKGVYVAAVRPGTPTDEAGLARGMIVVSVNGKTVTTDAEAKKIAATVSSGSLVTLRTLIVPRDGKPSRGIINIPVP; from the coding sequence ATGTCTAGGAAATATCTCACACTTGCCCTCACGGGAGGGCTACTTCTCGGTGCTCTACCCTTCTCCGCCCGCTTGACGGCGCGGGACTCGGCAGCGAAGATCCAGGAAGGCCGGGAGACTGCTCAGTCGCTGGAGACGACCTTTACCCACTTGGCAGAGACTATAGGACCCTCTGCGGTCTCGATCAGTGCTGTTGCCGAGGTCTCCCCCGCGGAGTCTGGACTGGAGCAGCTCTTTGCCCCGCGTACCCAGCGCCGGCGTCCCAACGCCCCCAGCACCCCAAAGCCGGGAGAGGGGACTGAGGAGCCCGAGCCACTGCTACGGCCTATCGGTGGCTCTGGTGTGATCATCCGCAGCGATGGCTATATCCTCACCAACGACCATGTGGTGGAGAAGGCGCGCGACGGCAAGGTTAAGGTCAAGCTCTCGACGGGCGAGACCTTCACGGGGCGCGTCTTCCGGGACGACCGTTCGGACCTCGCAGTGGTGAAGATTGATGCCAAGCGGCCCCTGCCCGCTATCAAGTTTGCCGATTCTGGGCGCATCCAAGTGGGGCAGTGGGCGATTGCGATTGGCTCTCCCTTTGGCCAAGACAACACGGTTACCACGGGGATCATCTCCGCACTCCAGCGCAAGTCCACGATTGGCGGGCCGATGGATGGCCGCTACTACCCCGAGCTGATCCAGACCGATGCCGCTATCAACCCGGGCAACTCGGGCGGGCCCCTGCTCAATATCAAGGGCGAGCTGATCGGGATCAATGTTGGAATCGACACGCCGTCGGGGGGGAGTGTGGGGATTGGGTTTGCCATTCCTGCCAACACCGCCAAGTTTGTCTCGGACCAGCTGATCGCCAAGGGGAAGGTCACGCGTGGCTATCTCGGGCTCACTCCCGTGGACCTGGAGCCTGAGCTGCGCTCCGCCCTCAAGGTCTCGCACGGTGCCTATGTCTCCACCGTCAGCCAAGACAGCCCTGCCGACACCGCGGGAATCGATGCGGGTGATGTGGTGGTGAAGTTTGGCACGACCGAGATTCGGGATGAGGTCAGCCTGCGAAACGCAATCGCGACCGCCGAGCCTGGCACCAAGATTCCGATTGCGGTGCTCCGTGAAGGCAAGCCGCTGGCACTTACCGCCAAGCTAGAGAAGGTACCCGAGAAGAGTGAGGCGACCCCACCCAAGCCATTGGCTAAGCTCAAGGCAATCGCGCCACTTGAGGCGAGCTTTGAGCCGCTCGACGATGAGATTCGCTCGCAGCTAAAGCTCAGTGACACGTTCAAGGGGGTCTATGTCGCTGCGGTTCGGCCCGGCACGCCCACGGATGAAGCAGGGCTGGCACGGGGCATGATCGTCGTCAGTGTCAATGGGAAAACCGTCACCACCGATGCCGAGGCCAAGAAGATCGCCGCTACGGTCTCGTCGGGGAGCTTGGTGACCCTGCGGACGCTCATTGTCCCACGCGACGGTAAGCCGAGCCGTGGGATCATCAATATCCCCGTCCCGTAG
- the hemW gene encoding radical SAM family heme chaperone HemW yields the protein MSRSASALYLHIPFCSRKCGYCDFNAYSGYKDGTKARYVEALCREIAAAGEGSALQTIFFGGGTPTNLEAPALVQILSTVKSHFTVASDAEISLEANPSDADLPYLETLRAAGFNRISFGVQTFNDSLLKLIDREHSGEAARQAIVHARAAGFENLSLDLMFGLPRQTVSDFERTLETALTLDIPHLSIYGLIVEEGTPFFARRERGKLPLPEESAEAAMFSRALEKTQAAGLARYEISNYARPGFACRHNRVYWRNEPYFGLGAGATGYLDGVRRVNIRRPSAYIDAALAGRELALETETLSAEETMGETMMLGLRLVEGVSLNDFAARFGVRAEQHWAPTIAELVAQGLLEHTPTHLRLTEPKGLFLASEAMAKFI from the coding sequence ATGTCACGCTCCGCATCCGCGCTCTACCTCCACATTCCCTTCTGCTCACGCAAGTGCGGCTACTGCGATTTTAATGCCTACTCGGGCTACAAAGACGGCACCAAGGCACGCTATGTAGAGGCCCTCTGCCGTGAGATTGCCGCGGCGGGCGAGGGGAGCGCGCTCCAGACGATCTTTTTTGGCGGCGGAACCCCGACGAACTTAGAGGCCCCTGCCCTCGTGCAAATCCTCAGTACGGTCAAGAGCCACTTCACGGTTGCCAGCGACGCGGAGATCTCGCTGGAGGCCAACCCCTCGGATGCGGATCTTCCCTACCTAGAGACGCTCCGCGCGGCAGGCTTCAACCGCATCTCCTTTGGTGTCCAGACCTTCAACGACAGCCTCCTCAAGCTCATCGACCGCGAGCATAGCGGCGAGGCGGCAAGGCAGGCGATTGTCCACGCGCGTGCCGCGGGCTTTGAGAACCTCTCGCTAGACCTGATGTTTGGCCTGCCCCGCCAGACAGTCTCCGATTTTGAGCGCACCCTGGAGACCGCCCTCACGCTCGATATCCCCCATCTCTCGATCTACGGGCTGATTGTCGAGGAAGGCACCCCGTTCTTCGCCCGCCGCGAGCGTGGCAAGCTCCCCCTACCAGAGGAGAGTGCGGAGGCGGCGATGTTTAGCCGCGCGCTGGAGAAGACCCAGGCTGCAGGCCTCGCACGCTACGAGATCAGCAACTACGCCAGGCCGGGCTTTGCCTGCCGCCATAACCGGGTCTACTGGCGCAACGAGCCCTACTTCGGACTAGGGGCCGGCGCAACAGGGTACTTAGACGGCGTGCGCCGGGTGAATATCCGTCGCCCCTCGGCCTATATCGACGCCGCCCTGGCAGGCCGGGAGCTGGCTCTCGAAACGGAGACTCTCTCTGCCGAGGAGACCATGGGCGAGACCATGATGCTGGGACTGCGCCTCGTGGAGGGTGTCTCACTTAACGACTTCGCGGCGCGCTTTGGTGTCCGCGCCGAGCAGCACTGGGCCCCGACGATCGCCGAGCTCGTGGCGCAGGGCCTCTTAGAGCACACGCCTACCCACCTGCGCCTCACCGAGCCCAAGGGACTCTTCCTGGCCAGTGAGGCGATGGCAAAGTTTATTTGA